A section of the Lutra lutra chromosome 3, mLutLut1.2, whole genome shotgun sequence genome encodes:
- the RASL11A gene encoding ras-like protein family member 11A, translating to MRPPTMSGHCLLAPIPESSSDCLLPKDIKLAVLGAGRVGKSAMIVRFLTKRFIGDYEPNTGKLYSRLVYMEGDQLSLQIQDTPGGIQVQDNLTQVVDSLSKCMQWAEGFLLVYSITDYDSYQSIRPLYHHIRKVHPDSRAPVIIVGNKGDLLHARQVQTHDGIQLANELGSLFLEISTSENYEDVCDVFQHLCKEVSKLHSLSGERRRASIIPRPRSPNMQDLKRRFKQALSSKVKSTSALG from the exons ATGCGGCCGCCAACCATGTCTGGGCACTGTTTGCTCGCGCCCATCCCCGAGTCCTCCTCCGACTGCCTCCTGCCCAAGGACATCAAGCTGGCCGTGCTGGGCGCCGGCCGGGTAGGGAAGAGCG CAATGATCGTGCGCTTCCTGACCAAGAGATTCATCGGCGATTATGAACCGAATACAG GCAAATTGTATTCACGGCTGGTCTACATGGAGGGAGACCAGCTATCCCTGCAGATCCAGGACACCCCTGGGGGCATCCAG GTCCAAGACAACCTGACCCAAGTAGTTGATTCCCTGTCCAAGTGCATGCAGTGGGCAGAGGGCTTTCTGCTGGTCTACTCCATCACAGACTACGACAGCTACCAGTCTATCCGCCCCCTTTACCACCACATCCGGAAGGTCCACCCTGACTCTAGGGCGCCTGTCATCATCGTGGGCAACAAGGGGGACCTTCTCCATGCCCGTCAAGTGCAAACGCATGATGGCATTCAACTGGCCAATGAACTGGGCAGCCTGTTCCTTGAAATTTCCACCAGTGAAAACTATGAGGACGTCTGTGATGTGTTTCAGCATCTCTGTAAAGAGGTGAGCAAGCTGCACAGCCTCagcggggagaggaggagggcctCCATCATTCCCCGGCCACGCTCTCCCAACATGCAAGACCTCAAGAGGCGCTTCAAACAGgctctgtcttccaaagtgaAATCCACCTCTGCACTGGGGTAA